In Mycolicibacterium gadium, the genomic window TATTCCCTGATAGCCCTTGCGCTCTCCGTTGATGTCGTGATCGTTGGACACCACCGGACAGCGCGCCAACTCGAACACGTGCTTGCTGTCGGCGGCGACCCAATGTCCGTCGTAGACATCGGTCCAGGCCATCGGGCATCTGGACTGCATCTCCTCGGTGATCTTCTCGAACTGCAGCCGATACTCCGGAGTGTGCCGGTCGAAGTGATACCGGTTCTTCTTCCGCTCGTTGTCGGCGGCGCGGATGTCGTCGACACTCAAGACCTGTCTCCCTGCACTTTTGGTGGCTGAATTGCCACTGTCACTCTTCGATCGAGATGGCCTGCTCGGGGCACGACTGCACGGCTTCTCGTACCGCGTCCTCCTGGTCGGGCGGCACCACCTCGTGCACCGGCGAGGCGGTGCCGTCAATATCGCTGAGCTCGAAGGAATCTGGCGCGATCATCGAGCACAGCGTGTGGCCCTGGCAGCGCCCCGAGTCGACGAAAACCTTCACGATGTCCCCTTGTCAGATGTGGTAGTCGTACCACTTCAGGTATCCGCCGGCGTCGACGCGTTGCTGGGTGCCGGTGACGTATCGGGCCTCGTCCGATGCCAGGAACAGGACCATGTTGCTGATGTCCTCGGGTTCGATCCAGGGCACCTTCATCGCCTGCTGCACGTAGAACACGGGTTCGGCGTCCGCCTTCGTGGGGTGCTCGAGGTCGGGGCGGAACGACTTGTACATCGGCTCGCTTTGCAACATCGGAGTGTTGCAGTTGGTCGGGTGAATGACGTTAGCCCGGATGCCTCGTGGCGCGAGTTCCGCTGCGAGGTTGTGGACATACTGCGACAGCAGCCGCTTCGAGTGGAGATACGCGGCGCCACCCGGGTCGGCGCCCGGGTTGTCGTTCTTACCGACGTCCATCAACGCCGCGGTGGATCCGGTCGCGATGATCGAAGCACCTTCGCGGAGGTGCGGAATCGCCACGTGAATGGCGTTCAGGGTGCCGATCAGATTGGTGTTCATCACGTCTACCCAGGCAGCCATGTCACCCGAGCCCTTCATGCCGGCGATTCCGGCCGACGTGACGACGATGTCGAGCCCGCCGAGCTCCGAAACACCCGCTTCCAGCGCGTGCTTCAGCTGCGCGGCGTCACTCACATCGACCTGCGCGGTGACGACGCGCTGTCCCGTCTTCTCGACGAACTGCGCCGTCTCCTCCAGGTCCTCCGGTGTGGCCATCGGGTAGCCAACAGTCGCGAAATCTTCACATCGGTCGACGGCGATGATGTCGGCGCCCTCTTCGGCCAACCGGATGGCGTGACTGCGCCCCTGTCCGCGGCCCGCGCCGGTGACGAATGCGACCTTGCCCTGTACTCGTCCCACTGAAACGTCCTTTCAATCTGGCTGGTTTGATTACGTGTTCCGGCCGCCGTTGACGCCCAGGATCTGACCGGTGATGTAGCCCGCCTCTTCGGAGATCAGGAACGCGCAGGCGGCCGCGATGTCCTCGGGCCTGCCGATGCGCCGCACCGGCGTCGACTCGATGGTCTGCTGGACCGTCAGGTAGCCGCGCTCTTCAGACTTCCGCAGCATCGGCGTGTCGATGAAGCCGGGGGGCACCGCGTTCACCGTGATTCCGCTGGGACCGTACTCCAGGGCCAGCGACTTGGTGAGTCCGTTGACCGCCGACTTGGCCGCGACATACGGGGACATGAACGGCTGGCCGGAATGCGTGCTCGACGACGAGATGTTGACGATGCGCCCCCAGCCGGCCTCGATCATGTCGGGCAACACCGCCTGGATGCAGTGAAAGACCCCGTTGAGGTTCACGTCGACGACCCGCTGCCACTCCTCGAACGAGATGTCGGTGAATCGCTTGAACTTCTCCAGCCCCGCGGCGTTCACCAGAACCGTCACCGGACCGAGCTGGGCGCGCACAGCGTCGAGGGCGGCGTCGACCTGAGCGCGGTCGGTGACGTCGGCGACGTACGAGTTGTCAGCGTCCGACGGATTGAGGTCCAGGATCGCCACGTTCATGCCGTCGGCACGCAACCGGTGCGCCACTGCGTGCCCGATGCCGGAGCCGCCTCCGGTCACGACAGCGTTCTTCAACTCCACACCTGCCGGTCAAGCATTAAGAATCGTCCTTCCGATTATGAGAACCGTACTCTCGTGCGCAACAATCCCGCAAGACACGGTAGAGGTCAGATTCGCACTGGTGAGACGTTTCGTCGACGATTGTCGCACCGTTAGGTGCAGGCAGTGACAGTTCTAGGCTTTTCCTTGAGTTCTCTTGCTACGAATGTATGATTCGCCGGTGATGAGAATGAAGTTTCCATCACATCGGGCTGTGTGCTGAGGAGGATGATGCAGGAAACGACCATCTCGGGTAATGGCTCAGCCACCGACACCGCCATACGCGGCGCCGATCGGCGGCTGCTGATAGACGGCCAGTTACTCGATACGTCTCGGACGTTTCCCACCCTCAACCCGGCCACCGGCGAGATGCTCGGCCATGCACCGGACGCCACCGTTGGCGACGCCCAAGCGGCGGTGGGCGCCGCGCGCCGCGCCTTCGACGAGACCGACTGGTCGACCAACACCGAATTGCGGATTCGCTGCCTCGAACAGCTGCACCAGGCGCTGGTCGACCACCGCGACGAACTCGCCGCGCTGACCATCGCCGAGGTCGGCGCGACCGAAGCGTTGTGCCAGGGCGCTCAACTGGACCAGCCGATCGCGATCGTCCGCTATTACGCAGACCTGTTGAAGACCTACCCGATGACCGAAGACCTCGGAAACATCGAAAGCCGGGGCATGCAGCACCACCGTTGGGTGGAGAAGGAGGCCGGCGGCGTCGTCGCGGCGATCATCGCGTACAACTATCCGACCCAGCTGGCACTGGCCAAGCTCGCGCCCGCACTCGCCGCGGGCTGCACGGTGATCCTGAAGTCCGCGCCCGACACCCCGCTCATCACCCTGGCGCTGGGGGAGCTGATCGCCAACCACACTGACATCCCCGCCGGCGTCGTCAACGTCCTCAGTGGCGCCGATCCCGAGGTCGGTGCCGCGCTGACCACCAGCCCCGATGTCGACATGGTCACCTTCACCGGTTCCACACCGACCGGCCGGCGGATCATGTCGGCGGCCAGCGACACCCTCAAGAGGGTGTTCCTGGAACTCGGCGGCAAGTCGGCGGCGATTGTGCTCGACGATGCCGACTTCAACACCGCGGCGCTGTTCTCGGCCTTCAGCATGGTCACTCACGCCGGTCAGGGTTGCGCGCTGACGTCGAGGCTGTTGGTGCCGAGGAGTCGTCACGACGAGATCGTCGAGATGATCAAGAACAATTTCGCGCTGGTGCGCTATGGCAACCCAGCCGACCCCGGTACTTACATGGGTCCGCTGATCAGCGACAAACAGCGCGACAAGGTCGACGGTATGGTGCAGCGCGCCGTTGAGGCGGGCGCCACCTTGGTCACCGGAGGCGAGAAGGTCGACCCGGGTTTCTTCTACACCCCGACGCTGCTGACCGACGTGGACCCCGACAGCGAGATCGCTCAGGAAGAGGTGTTCGGCCCGGTCCTCGTGGTCATCGCCTACGACAACGACGACGACGCGGTGCGAATCGCCAACAATTCGATCTACGGGTTGTCCGGCGCCGTGTTTGGCGGCCAGGACCGTGCGCTCGCGCTGGCCCGCCGCATTCGGACGGGCACGTTCTCGATCAACGGGGGTAACTACTTCAGCCCCGACAGTCCGTTCGGCGGCTACAAACAGTCGGGCATCGGACGCGAGATGGGCACCGCGGGGCTCGAGGAGTTCCTCGAGTCGAAGACGTTCGCGACGGTGGTGAGCGGCTGATGTGGGGGTACCGCCCGCTTGCGGGGGACGCTTGCGCGAATAGGAGAGGCCAATGAGCGGACCACTCGACGGGATCCGCGTCCTCGAGGTCGCAATGTACGGCTTCGTGCCGTCGGCAGGCGCCGTGCTACGCGAATGGGGCGCCGACGTCATCAAAGTCGAGCACGCCGTGACCGGCGATCCGCAGCGCGGCTTGCGCCAGACCGGGCTGCTGCGGGTCGAGGGCGATCCCAACCCCAACATCGAACACGCCAACCGCGGCAAGCGCAGCATCGGTCTCGACATGTCGGTGCCCGATGGCAAAGAGGTGCTGCTGGAACTGGCCCAGCGCGCTGACGTGTTCCTCACGAGCTTTTTGCCGGGACATCGAAAGAAGTTCGGCATCGATGTCGAGGACATTCGCGCCGTCAACCCCAAGATCATCTACGCCAGGGGTAGTGCGCTGGGGCCGCGCGGCGAGGAGTCGGTCAAGGGCGGCTACGACATGACCGCGTTCTGGTGCCGGGCGGGTACTGCGGCCACCATCACCCCACCGGGGACACCGGGCATGGTCGGACCGCCGGGCCCCGCCTACGGCGACACCATCTCGGGCACCAACCTCGCGGGCGGCATCGCCGCGGCGCTGCTCAAGCGGGAGCGGACCGGTGAGACATCGGTGGTGGACGTGTCACTTTTGGGTAGCGGCCTCTGGTCGCTCGGACACACCGTGGCGTTGACCAAGCACCTCGGTCAGCGGATGGAAGCCTTCCCCCCTGGGACGCAGGGTTCGCCCTTCAACCCGCTGGTCGGTCTGTATCCGACCGCAGACGAGCGCTACATCTCCTTCGTGATGATGCAGCCCACCAAATTCTGGGCCGACGTCTGCAAGCACATGGATCTCGACGAACTCGCCGATGATCCGCGCTTCGCGACCGCCGAGTCCATCGCGGAGAACACCGCGGCGGCCAACGAGATCCTCAGCGAGGCGATGCAGAAGCGGACTCTTCCTGAGTGGAGTGAAAGGTTCGCAACGCTACTAGGGCCGTGGGCCCCAGTGCAGGACACCCTGCAGGCGGTCGAGGACGCGCAGATCCGCGCCAACGAGTACCTGGTGACCGCAGGTGAACTCGAATTGGTCGCGAATCCGGTGCAGTTCGATATGAGTCCACCCCAAACCGGCCCCGCTCCGGGGTTTGCGGAGCAAACTGACGAAGTCTTGCTGGAACTCGGATTGGATTGGGATCGGATCATCGAGCTGAAGACGGCCGGGGCCGTCACCTAGACATCGAGAGAGGCCAGGAATACAGCCCAAATGCCGTACGTCACTTCGATCGACACCCAGGTGCCGCGCAGCAGGGGGTCATCCCCCGAAATTAGCGGTTCCTGCGCGGGCATCGGCGCGATCGGCTATGAAGGTGTCGGATTCACCGAGGGGCTGCGGGGGGCTATAACTCATCGAATCCGACGGGACGACTGTCGTCGGGAGGATCTGTGCGGGACACAGATCAACTTGGTGCACAATGTCTTTCGGTCGGCGGGGGTATCAGCAGTGACCATCGTGGGAGGAGCCACCTATCGCGCGGGGTAGCGGGCCAGATCGGTGGTCGCCTGGGTTGCCTCAGCTGAGCAGCTTTGCAGGCCCGATGCAGGCTGTCGGCGGTCTTTTTGCCATGTCGGCTGATGCGGTGCGATTCGTGTTCCGCAGGCCGTTTCAGTGGCGTGAGTTTCTAGACCAATGCTGGTTCATCGCACGGGTCGCTTTGGTGCCGACGTTGCTCGTGGCGATCCCGTTCACGGTGCTGGTCAGCTTCACGCTCAACATTCTTCTGCGTGAGCTGGGTGCGGCTGATCTGTCGGGCGCAGGTGCGGCATTCGGTGCGGTGACGCAGATCGGTCCGCTTGTGACAGTGCTCATCGTGGCGGGGGCGGGTTCGACGGCGATCTGTGCGGACCTGGGGTCGCGAACCATCCGCGAGGAGATCGAGGCGATGGAGGTACTGGGTATCAACCCAGTGCAGCGGTTGGTGACACCGCGGATGCTGGCCGCGGGTCTGGTCGCGTTGCTGCTCAACAGCTTTGTGGTGGTCATCGGAATCCTGGGTGGCTATTCGTTCTCGGTGTTCATCCAGGACGTGAACCCGGGGGCGTTCGCGGCCGGTATCACGCTTCTGACCGGGGTGCCCGAGGTCATCATCTCGTGTGTGAAGGCCCTCCTGTTCGGTTTGATCGCTGGACTGGTCGCCTGTTACCGGGGGTTGAGCATCACTGGTGGTGGTGCCAAAGCGGTAGGCAACGCCGTCAACGAGACCGTGGTCTATGCGTTCATGGCGCTGTTCGTGATCAACGTGCTCGTCACAGCCATCGGCATCCGGATGACGACGGGGTAGCGGATGGGCACATCAACGGTTCTCAAGTCCAGGTTTCCGCGGGCCTCGACCGCGGCCCGCCGCCCGGTGGAGTGGTTGGGCGGCATTGGCGACCACATGATCTTTTATGCGAAGTCGCTGGGCGGGACTCCACATGCCTTCGTGCACTACCGCAAGGAGGTCATCCGGTTGATTGCCGAGATCTCCATGGGCGCAGGGACGTTGGCGATGATCGGCGGTACCGTCGTGATCGTCGGATTCTTGACGTTGGCCGCCGGTGGGACCCTGGCGGTACAGGGCTATTCCTCGCTGGGCAACATCGGGATCGAGGCGCTGACCGGATTCCTGTCGGCCTTCATAAACGTGCGTATCGCCGCGCCGGTGGTGGCGGGAATCGGGCTGGCGGCCACTTTCGGTGCCGGGGTGACCGCTCAGTTGGGTGCGATGCGGATCAACGAGGAGATCGACGCGCTGGAAGCGATGGCGATCCGGCCGGTCGAGTATCTGGTGAGCACGCGCATCATCGCGGGCATGATCGCGATCACGCCGCTGTACTCGATCGCGGTCATCTTGAGCTTCGTGGCCTCCCAGTTCACGACGGTGGTGTTGTTCGGTCAGTCCGGCGGGCTTTATGACCACTACTTCGACACGTTCCTCAACCCGATCGACCTTCTGTGGTCATTCCTGCAGGCGATCTTGATGGCGATCACGATCCTGTTGATCCATACCTACTTCGGCTACTTCGCCACCGGCGGGCCCTCCGGTGTCGGCGTCGCAGTGGGCAACGCGGTTCGCACCAGTCTGATCGTCGTCGTCTCGGTGACGCTGCTGGTGTCGCTGTCCATCTACGGTTCCAACGGCAACTTCAACCTCTCCGGATAAGCGACTTGCAGCCATGAATTCGATCACCGCGCGCGCATTGGCCGGCCTGGCCGGACTCGTCGCGATCGTCGTCGTATTCGCCTTGGCGATCGGGCTCTTCCGAGGCTCGTTCACTGAGACCGTTCCGGTAACGGTGATCTCGGATCGTGCGGGTCTCGTCATGAACCCCGACGCGAAGGTGAAGATGCGCGGCGTGGAGGTTGGCAGGGTCGCCTCTATCGCGACGAGGCCAGACGGGCAGGCCGTCCTGAAGCTGGACATGAATCCGTCTCAGCTGCATCTGATTCCCTCGAACGTCGGTGTGGACATCACGTCGACGACGGTGTTCGGCGCCAAGTTCGTCGATCTCCTCCCTCCATCGAACCCTGAAACGCAGAGACTGCACGGGGGACAGGTGATCGAGGGTCGGCACGTCACCACTGAGATCAATACTGTCTTTCAGCGCCTCGTCACCGTCCTGGACAAGATCGACCCCGCGAAACTCAACGAGACCCTCGGCGCGGTCGCGACGGCGTTCGACGGCCGCGGCGAGAAGATCGGCCGCAGTCTTGAAGACTTCAACGCATTCCTGGCCAAGATCAATCAGAGCCTGCCGAATCTATCGCGCGACATCGAAGCGTCGGTCCCGGCGTTCACCGCCTACGGCGACGCCGCGCCCGACCTGATCGGAACCTTCGACAATTCGATCAAGCTCAGCAATTCCATCGTCGAGGAACAGCAGGCTCTCGACGAATTTCTCATCAGCTCAATCGGTTTGGCCGATATCGGCAACGATGTGATCGGCGGCAACCGACAGGCCCTGACGGACCTTCTGCACGTTCTCGTGCCGACCACATCACTGCTCGGCGAGTACCACGAGATGCTGGCCTGCGGAATCGGCGCCCTCGTCCCCTTCGTGAATGCCGGGAACTTTCAGTATTCGCACATCCTGTTCAATGCCGGTCTCACGCTGGGGACCGAGCGCTATCGCTGGCCCGAGGACCTACCCAAGGTCGCGGCTTCCACTGGAGGCCGGTCCTTCTGCAAGGAGTTGGGTCTTCCCGACGTCCCGCCTGAGTTCCGGGTGCCGTTCCTCGTCTCAGATTCCGGCTCGAATCCGTTCAAGTATGGGAACCAGGGGATCTTGCTCAACTCCGATGGACTCAAGCAGTGGCTGTTCGGTCCCATCCCGGGACCGCCCCGCAACAGTGCGATGATCGGAATGCCGGGGTGACGCGCATGCGGGGCACATTCATCAAGTTCGGGATCTTCGCGATCGTCATGGTGCTGCTGACCGCGTTCCTGTTTGCCACCTTCGCCGAAGTGCGGACCGGTTCGACCAACGACTACTCCGCAGTATTCGATGACGCGTCCCGACTGGAAACCGGGGACACCGTCCGGGTAGCGGGCATCCGGGTGGGCACGGTGCAGGAGGTGTCCTTGGATGCCGATCGCAATGTGCGGGTGAAATTCGACGCCGGTCGCGACATCAAGCTGACAGACGGCACCAAGGCGCAGATCAAGTATCTGAATTTGGTGGGTGACCGCTACCTCGAACTCGTCGACGCACCCGGATCGACAAGGATCATGCCCGCGGGCGCAACGATTCCCATCGACCGCACGGCGCCCGCGCTGGACCTCGACCTGCTACTCGGTGGTCTGAAGCCGGTCATCCAAGGCCTCAACCCGCAGGACGTCAATGCGCTCTCGGCGTCACTACTGCAGATACTGCAGGGCCAGGGCGGCACCATCGAATCGCTGTTCTCCAGGGCGTCGTCGTTCTCGAATGCGCTGGCAGACAACAACGCTGTGATCGAGCAACTCATCGACGAACTAAGGACGACGCTGAAAACGCTGTCCGACGACGGGGACCAATTCACCGAGGCCATCGACAAGCTCGAACAGCTCGTGCGCGGCCTCTCCGAGGATCGTGACCCGATTGGTGACGCCATCACGGCACTCGACAACGGCACCGCGTCACTGTCCGACCTCCTAGGTCGAGCGCGACCCCCACTGGACGGCACCGTCGACCAAGTGAAGCGGCTCGCCGAATATCTGGACGCCGACAAAGCCACCTTCGACGCGACGCTGCAGCGGCTGCCTGACATCTATCGCAAGCTGGCCCGAGTCGGCTCCTACGGCGCGTTCTTCCCCTACTACATCTGCGGAATCACTTTCCGGGCAAGCGATCTTGAGGGCCGTACTGTGCAGTTCCCCTGGATCAGGCAAGAAACGGGGAGGTGTCGGGACGAATGAACAAGTACCGCGGATCCGCTCTCATCAGGGCCGGCTTCATCGGCGTGGTGCTGATCATCCTGGTGATCGTCATCGGGCTGCAGCCCGAACGCCTGTACTCGTGGGCCACCGCCCTCCGTTATCAAGCGGTATTCACCGAGGCCGGCGGTCTGGCCGCAGGTAACGACGTGACGGTCTCAGGAATCAAGGTCGGCTCGGTGTCGTCGATCGAACTCGAGAATGGCGAGGCACTGGTTGGTTTCACGATCGACGGCAAGTATGCGCTCGGCTCGGACACCACCGCGCACATCCGCACCGGCACGCTGCTCGGCGAGCGCGTGCTTGCGTTGGAGTCCGACGGCAGCGGCACATTGTCACCGAACCAGACCATCCCGGTCACCAGGACGTCGTCGCCGTATTCGTTGACCGACGCGGTCAGCGAGCTGACTTCCAACACTGCGGGAACTGAAACCGACTCTCTGAACCAGTCATTGGACACGTTGGCCCAGACGCTCGACCAGGTGGCTCCGGAATTGGGGCCGACATTCGACGGCCTGTCGCGGGTGTCGAAATCGCTCAACGGCCGCAATGACAGCCTGGCCGAGCTGCTGAAAACCGCAGGCGATGTCACGGGAATCCTGTCGGAGCGCAGTCAGCAGGTCAACGCGTTGATCCTCAACGCCAACGACCTGCTCGGTGTGCTCAACGATCGGCGTCAGGCGATCGTCGACCTACTGGCTAACACGTCGGCCCTGTCGCGCAATCTCACCGGTCTCGTCGCCGAGAACGAACAGGAACTCGCGCCGGCGCTGGAGAAGATGAACGCGGTCAACCAGATGCTGGAGAAGAACCGCGACAACATCACCAAGGCCCTCGCGGGGTTGCGCAAGTACGAGGTGACCCAGGGCGAGATCGTCGCCAACGGCGCCTACTACAACGCGCTTGTACCCAACATCCAACCGGCGCAGCTGCTGCAGCCGTTCCTGGACTACGCGTTCGGCTTCAGGAACGGCGAAAACATCGGGCAACCGCCGGACACCGCCGGTCCGCGCGCGCAACTTCCGTTCCCCGTCAACGGGCTTCCACAACCAGGAGATCTCCCCGATGATGGCAACCCGTAAGCGCCTCGCGACATGGGTCGCCGCGCTGCTCGCCGTGGTGCTGGTGGCCGGAGCCGCGTTCCTGGTGCGCCAGGTCTTCTTTGGACCCAAGACCATCACCGCGTATTTCCCCACGGCGACCGCCATTTATCCGGGTGACGAGGTGCGGGTATCCGGTGTCGAGGTCGGCAGAATCGAGAGCATCCAACCCGAGGGCACGCAGACCAAGCTGATCCTGGAGGTCGACCGCGACGTGCCGGTGCCTGCGGGCGCCAAAGCGGTGATCGTCGCGCAGAATCTGATCGCCGCACGGTATGTGCAGCTCACGCCGGCATATCGCGAGGGTGACGGGCCCACGATGGCCGACGGTGCGGTGATTCCCAGTGACCGGACCGCGGTCCCAGTCGAGTGGGATGAGGTCAAAACCCAATTGATGCGGCTGGCAACCGAACTGGGTCCCAAGCCCGGCTCGCAGGGCGCGGTAACCGACACTTCCATCGGCAGGTTCATCGACAGCGCCGCCAATGCGATGGACGGCAACGGCGAGAAGCTTAGATCGACGCTTGCCGAATTATCAGGTGTCGCAAGGATCTTCGCCGAAGGCAGCGGCAACATCGTAGACATCATCAAGAACCTGCAGGTCTTCGTCAGCGCGTTGCGCGACAGCAAGCGGCAGATCGTCCTGTTCCAGAACCGCCTGGCCAGCCTGACCAGCGTGGTGGACAACAGCAGGTCGGATCTGGACGCTGCGCTGTCGGATCTGTCTGTCGCGATCGGGGAGGTGCAGCGGTTCGTCGCGGGCAGTCGCGAACAGACCGCTGAGCAGATCAGAAGCCTGGCGGCTGTCACACAAAACCTGGTCGACAGTCGGCTGCCCTTGGAGAATGTCCTGCATGTGGCGCCCAATGCCATCGCAAACTATCTGAACATCTACTACCCGCCGACCGGCGGCGTGAGTGGGGCCTTCTCTTTCGTCAACTTTTCGAACCCGGTGTACTTCATCTGCGGCATGATTGGCGGCGTCGCCAACACCACGGCACCCGAGACGGCGAAACTCTGCGAGCAGTACCTCGGTCCGGCGCTGAGACTGCTGAACTTCAACAACCTGCCACTGCCGATCAATCCGTACCTGCGACCGAGCGCCAAACCGGAAAACCTCATTTACACAGACCCCAAGCTTGCGCCGGGCGGTACCGGGCCGGGTGATCCACCCGAGCCTCGACCAGCGGTCTCGGCATACACGGGTGCCGGAGATGTGGCACCGCCGCCCGGATACGGAGGAGTCGGACTACCCGCCATGCCGCCGGGCCTATACGGGCACGACGAAGTGCCCGCGATACCGTCGCCCGCGCTGTATCCAGGCGCGCCGATTCCAGGGCCGCCCAACATCCAGACCGGCCCGGGGACGCCGTCGGTTCAGAACATGCTGCTCCCACCAAGCGCGGCTGTCCCGCCGCCACCGGGTCCGTTGCTGCCTGCGGAAGGGACGCCGCCATCATGATCCGTCGCCGTGTGAAGGCAATGCTTGCCTCGGGGTGCTGCCTGGCCGCAGCGATGACAGGCTGTGCCTACCAGGGGATCAACTCGCTGCCGCTGCCCGGTGCAGTCGGCCGTGGTCCTGACTCGGTGCAGTACACGGTGCAGGTCCCGAATGTGGCCACGCTCGAGTCGAATTCGCCGGTGATGGTCAACGACGTCATCGTCGGCAGCGTAGGGAAGATGACCGTCGACGCATGGCACGCGAACGTCGAGGTGTCGGTCAAGCCCGACGTTGTCATAGCGGAGAACGCGGTCGCCTCCGTCGGGCAGACGAGCCTCCTGGGTTCAATGCATCTCGCACTGAATCCACCGCTGGGCGAACCGCCGAGCGGTCGCCTGCAACCCGGTTCCACCCTTCCGCTGAACCAGTCATCGACCTATCCGACCACCGAGCAGACACTGTCGTCTCTGTCGACCATCGTCAACGCGGGCGGGCTTGGGCAGATCGGCGATGTCATCCACAACTTCAGCGCTGCGCTATCGGGGCGGGAGCCACAGATCCGTGAACTGCTCACCCAGCTCAACGATTTCGTGGGAACGCTGGATGCCCAGCGCGACAACATCATCGAGTCCGTCAAGCAACTCAACCGCGTGGCCGGCAAATTCGCGAGTCAACGCGACGTGATCGATCGGGCACTCAGAGAGATTCCGCCCGCGATAGACGTGCTGGTGAAGGAGCGACCGAACCTCACCACGGCGCTGCAAAAACTGGGGACCTTCAGCGACACTGCCACCCAGTTGGTCAACGATGCCGGCGACGATCTGGTGAAAAATTTGCAAGGCCTCGAACCGGCACTCAAATCGCTCGCCGACATCGGCCCCGATCTCAGTCAGGCGTTGATCTTCGCGACGGCGTTTCCGTACGGCCCGGCATTCGCCGACAAGATCGCCAAGGGTGACTACATCAATCTCATGGCCACGTTCGACCTGACTTACCCGCGTTTCAAGCGCGGAATCCTGCTCGGCACCCGATGGGGCGATCAGAACGCCAAGCTCATTCCCGCGCCGGGCGATCCGTATTTCCTGAACTACGCCTACGACCCGATCATGGTGGGCGTCGCGCCGCCGCCAAGCGACCTGCCGCCCGCGCCCGATGCGGCTTCGGGAGCGCAGATCAACAACATGTTCGGGCCGGTGCTACCGATGGTTCCGCCGCCTGCGGCCAGGCCGCAATTCGGACCTGCCCCAAAGCTCGACGGCTCGCAGATCTTCGCCGGTCCCTTCGGCGCGGAAGCGCCTTCCGGATCGGCTCCTGCTGAATTGCCGGCACCGCCGGCGGGAGCTGAATTGCCAGGGCCGCCGGTGGGAGCTGAATTGCCGGCGCCGCCGACGGGTGGAGGTGGCTGATGCTGACCCGCTTCGTCCGCAACCAGCTGATCATCTTCACGATCGCGTCGATCGTCGGTGTGACGGTGATGCTGTTTGCCTATATGCAGTTGCCGACACTGCTCAACGTGGGCCGGCTGACCGTCACGCTGGAACTCCCTGCCGCAGGCGGTCTCTACCGCTTCGCCAACGTGACGTACCGCGGTGTGCAGATCGGCAAGGTGAAATCGGTAGAGCTCACCGAGAACGGTGCGGAAGCGGTGCTGTCGCTCAATACGTCGCCGAAGGTCCCCGCGGATCTCGAGGCATACGTACTCAGCGTGTCGGCAGTCGGCGAGCAGTACGTGGACCTGCGGCCACGCATCGATTCCGGTCCATACCTCCAGGACGGCTCACGAATCCCGGTGTCCGACAGCACGATCCCGCAGCAGGTCGGCCCGATGCTGGATCAGGTCAGCGAGCTGGTTGACAGCATCCCCGGCGACAGGATCTCCGATCTGCTCG contains:
- a CDS encoding MCE family protein, with translation MIRRRVKAMLASGCCLAAAMTGCAYQGINSLPLPGAVGRGPDSVQYTVQVPNVATLESNSPVMVNDVIVGSVGKMTVDAWHANVEVSVKPDVVIAENAVASVGQTSLLGSMHLALNPPLGEPPSGRLQPGSTLPLNQSSTYPTTEQTLSSLSTIVNAGGLGQIGDVIHNFSAALSGREPQIRELLTQLNDFVGTLDAQRDNIIESVKQLNRVAGKFASQRDVIDRALREIPPAIDVLVKERPNLTTALQKLGTFSDTATQLVNDAGDDLVKNLQGLEPALKSLADIGPDLSQALIFATAFPYGPAFADKIAKGDYINLMATFDLTYPRFKRGILLGTRWGDQNAKLIPAPGDPYFLNYAYDPIMVGVAPPPSDLPPAPDAASGAQINNMFGPVLPMVPPPAARPQFGPAPKLDGSQIFAGPFGAEAPSGSAPAELPAPPAGAELPGPPVGAELPAPPTGGGG